GACGACGCTGTTTATTCAAATGACATTGGCTGTTATACCCTGGGCCTTTTGCCACCGCTTAAAATGGCTGACTTTTTGCTGTGCATGGGTTCATCGGTTTCAGCAGGATCAGGCATGGCTCGGGCTATAGGAAAGCCAGTGGTAGCTTTTATTGGTGACTCCACTTTTTTTCACTCCGGTATAACCGGATTAATTAATGCAGTGTATAATAACCATGATCTCTTATTGGTTGTTTTAGATAACAGGACCACTGCTATGACCGGCCACCAGCCCCACCCGGGAGTCGACAGGACGATACATGGCCAAAGTCCAACCAGCCTGGAAATTGAGCCCATTGTTCGGGCCTGTGGGGTAGAGCATGTGCGTAAGGTCAAGGCTTTGAACCAGAATGCTGTGCAAAAGGCTTTACAGGAGTTCAAAGAACTGAGAGGTGTACGGGTTTTAATCGCAGAAGACCCATGCCCTTTATACGCTCGTCGTGTTTTGGGACGTAAATTTACACAAATAGCTTACATAGATGAGTCCTGTGATAATTGCCTGGAATGTGTGCAGAACTTAGCCTGTCCCGCATTTTACGTTCATGAGGGAGAAGTTAAAATAAATCCTGTTCTTTGTATCGGTTGTATGCTCTGCGTGCAGATTTGTAAGCATATTAAAGGTAAAGTGAGAGAGGCGAAAGGCTAATGGGTTAATGGGATAAGAGGCTAATGAGGGTATAACGCCGAAGTCAAATAACGGCGAAGCAAAATAACGAGGGTAGATAAATGAGCTTGATGCGCATCTTTTTTACTGGCGTTGGGGGCCAGGGGACATTAACCGCTACAAACCTTTTGGCCCATATTGCTCTTGATAATGATATCCAGGTGACGGCCGGAGAGATTCACGGCATGGCCCAACGGGGCGGGGTGGTCCATTCTTTTGTCCTTTTAGGTGGTTATTTAAGCCCAAAGATTTCTGAAGCCGAAGCTGATATTCTTCTTGGCTTTGAGCCTTTGGAAACTTTAAGAGCCTTGAGTTTTTTAAAGCCTGGCGGGGTGATCGTGAGTAGTGAAGATCCTATACTGCCTATTAGTGTGGCTACTGGCAAAGAAGAGTATCCCAGTGTGGAAAAGATAAAAGATAGTTGTACTACCTGCACTGGCAAGGCTTATTTTGTCCCTTGTTTAACATTAGCGTCTAAAACTTCTGTCCCTCAGACTGCCAATATGGTCCTTTTAGGTGCCTTGTTTGCGGCCGGCCTTCTTCCTTTTGACTTTGATGCTCTGGCAAAGGGGGTAAAAACATATCTTAAACCTAAAATTGTGGATGTAAATTTAAAGGCCATAGAACTTGGAGCAGAATTTGTGACCCGTAATTCGTGTTCCGGGTAAACTTAATTTAACTGGTTCAATCGATAAAAACCAAAAATAAATTCAAATAAGATAAACAAGGGTAAGATAAACTGGGCTATGGAGTTTTATTCTACATTATATGAGGTCCTTTTGGAAATTGGCTGCCAGGACTCATTCCACGAGAGTCTGGAAAGATTGTTGCAGAATACAGCCAAGGATTTAAATTATAAGCGCATATCATTGGCCATTTTTGATCCTAAAACCCAAAAAATTGAGTTCAGCATCTATGTTGGCCACCAGAAAATACCCAAAGCCTCATATCTTATAGGTCAGGGGATTACCGGCCAGGTAGTTAAAACAGGTAAGCCCATAATTGTTCCGGTTATGAAAGATGACCCCAATTTTTTAAACTTGGCTTTTGGGCGTCCTTTTCAGGAGTTAAGTGAACTATCATTCATTTCCGTCCCTGTGCTTCGAAAAAATAGTGAGGGCGAGATAGAAATCTTGGGCGTTTTAAGTGTAGATATCCCTAAAAAGAACAAGCAAGAGCTTAAGAAGCACTGTGAATTTTTGCAGGTCCTGGCCCTGGTTATTGCTCGTCATACATCTTTCTTACAAGATGAAATTACGCGTCTAAGTGGTCATGCTTATTTAAAAGATTTATCTCACCCGCCTCTTTCCAAGGAACTAGCCCAGAATAAGATTATTGCTACTTCCAAGGTTATGGCCACTATCATGGGCCAAATTATGCAGGTCGCGCCAAGTAGGGCCACGGTCCTTATTCGGGGAGAATCCGGAACAGGAAAAGAGCTTCTGGCCGAGGCCATCCATAATTTAAGTCCACGCAAGGATGCGCCTTTTATTAAACTGAATTGTGCAGCCCTGCCTTCTGAACTTATAGAAAGCGAGCTTTTTGGATATGAACGGGGTGCATTTACCGGTGCCGTGGGGCAGAAAAAAGGTCGGTTTGAATTGGCCCATAAGGGAACTCTCTTTTTGGATGAAATTGGCGAGCTCAGTGCCGAGGCCCAGGCCAAGCTACTCAGGGCCATTCAGGAGGGGGAAATCCAACGATTGGGTAGTGAAAAGTCCATCAAGGTTGATGTGCGTATTATTTGCGCCACTCACCAGCCCCTGGAAAGTCTCATTGAACAGGGGAGATTTCGTGAAGACCTCTATTACCGAATCAATGTTTTCCCCATTTTTATACCTCCGCTTCGGGAAAGAAGAGAAGATATTTTGCCTCTGGCGGAACATTTTCTGAATGTCTTTTGTCAGGAATACGATAAGAATATCAAACGGATTTCTACTCCGGCGATAGATCTTTTAACCCAATATCACTGGCCGGGAAATGTTCGGGAGCTGAGAAATTGTCTGGAACGATCTGTCCTGATTTGTAATGAAGAAGTAATTCGCACCTATCACTTACCACCAACATTACAGACAGCTGAGAGCTCAGCCACTGATACACAACTTCCTTTTGTGGAGGCAGTGGCTAAGTTTGAACAGGAGCTTTTGATTGAAGCCTTAAAAAAGGCCAAAGGGAATATGCTCCAGGTAGCAAGGGATCTTAGGGCCAGTTACAGAGTGATTAATTATAAGGTGAAAAAATATGGAATAAATCCCAAAAAATATGCGTTGAAGTAGAGTGTTTATAACTCTACTCTATTACTTTTGAGCCAGCGACTTTCATTCAATGGGTGAGATTGCCACGGGCAGCTTTGCTGCTCTCGTAATGACTTAGCGCTCATCCTGTCATTGCGAGGAGCGAGCGTGAGCGAAGCTACGAAGCAATCTCAAACTTTAAACTACAAAAAAACACACAATTTAGGTATAAATTATTTTTGTGAATGTAAGCAGAAGTTGAATCTGCCCGTAAATCAGTAAAAAAGTTATAGTGAGGGTCAGGCGAGTGAAGTGATGTGTAGTGGGTGATAAATGGGAAACTTTTAGTGAATCACAAATTTAATTTTTCCTGAATGGATTCCACTTTTTTCTTCAAGCCACCCTTTCTGCCTTTGCGATAGTCGATCTTTAAATTGACATAAATCCGATCGCTATCGGCCTCCATGGCTTTAAAGCATTTGTCCACTACATTCATAACTTCATCCCATTCACCTTCAATACAGCTGCCCATCGGGCCAAGTTCATAATCTAATCCGCTATCCTGGATGATTTTTACCATTTTAGCCACATAAGGACTTAAACTTGCGCCTTTGCCAAGAGGAAAGATGGATAGTTCGGCGATTGTGCTCATTTTTATCTCCTTATAATGCTAGTGCTTCCCGCCAAAGGCGGGAAGCAATAAAAGTTATTGTGGGCTGCAAGTTACGCCTGTACTGTTCCAGTTGCAGTCTACCTTTATATTTTTAACTAAGATTCCAGTTTGGCTGCCAGATATGATCTCACCAGTTTGGGAGTTTGCAGTCAAAGTAACGTTGCTAGTTCCAACTGTGCAAGTTGTAGAATTGGTTCCGTTATCTGCAAATTCGGCAACTAACTCATTCATGCAGTTTTTTATTGTTGCCTCGGCATTGCCAGCAGCGGCTTTTCCTTTATACTTCGTAAACTGCGGTATAGCGATGGCAGCCAAAATACCGATAATGGCCACGACGATCAAAAGTTCCACCAGGGTAAAACCTTGTTCATTTTTCTTGGCAAGTCTCATGAGTCCCTCCTAATTTGATTTTAAAGATTCACCTTTTGATAGTTATTTATCCATTTTTTGTGCCAAAATAAAAGTTCAATTATTTCAATGTGAATAGGAGGGAGGGGTAATGATATTGGGACAATTTATGTTATTTATAGACAAATTTTGTCCGTTTTAAAGTGTTCGCTAAGAACAAGGATTAAGAATAATAATTTTAGGCCAATGATTTAAAGACAATCTTAAGCCGACTTAAAAGTTCGTGCACATCTTCTTTTGTCGTCATTCTGCCCCATGAAAATCTAATGGTCCCTTGGCCATAGTCTTCATTTACATTCATGGCCTTAAGAACATAGCTAAGTTCTTTTTCCCCGGAGGAGTGGCAGGCTGCTCCGGCAGAGACAGCTACTTCATAGCTAATAAGTCCTGAGATTACATCTCCTGCCCGAAGATTTTTAAAACCAATGCTCATAGTATTAGGCAGGCGTGGTGCATTCTGGCCGTGAAGGATGAAGTCGATGTCTAAATTTTTCAGGCCGGATAGAAAAATTTCCCCTAGTTCCTTTTGCCGTTTTATCTCTTGGTCAAGGTCGTTTTGGGCCAAGGCACAGGCCTGACCTAAGGCCACTAGATAAGGGATGTTTTCTGTTCCTGGACGAAGGCCTTTTTCCTGTCCGCCGCCATATAAAATGGGCTTTAAATTTATTTCTTTGCGGATAAATAAAGCACCAACTCCTTTTGGTGCGTAGAATTTGTGTCCGGCTATGGTTAAAAAATCTGCACCCAGGTCTTGGACATCCACGGGGATTTTGCCCGTGGCTTGAGCAGCATCTGTATGGACCAGAATATTTTTTTCTCTGGCCCAAGATGTAATTTCTTTGAGCGGCTGGATAGTACCTACTTCGTTGTTGGCAAGCATGATGGAGATAAGTTTAGTTTTCTCTGTGCAGGATTCTTTTAGAACATCAAGTTTAATTAATCCGTTGTGATCAACAGGAATGATTTTAAGGTCGATTCCTTTCCGGACCAGGGCTCTGGCCGGATTCAATATGGCTGGGTGCTCAATGGCTGAGACAATTAGTTCATCTCCAGGCTCTAAAAGACCTTGCAGTACCAGGTTGTTAGATTCGGTAGCGCCAGAAGTGAAAATTATTTCTTCAAAACTTGCATTGATAAGGTCGGCCACCTGTTGTCTAGCCTTTTGCATGGCTTTTTGGGCGCTCAAACCATAGGAGTGAGTGCAACCAGGATTGCCGAAGTGTTCATTAAAATAGGGAAGCATTGCCTCCATAACCTGGGGATGGGTTGGGGTTGTAGCATTATAGTCAAAATAAAGAGGGCGCATTTTATCCTCCCAAGTGCGTCTGCAAAAACACAAGTTTTTACAGGCAGTTTTGAGTTTTGGGTTATTTAAACCGGATTTAGGCTGCTATTCTTTTCAGAAGTAGTTTAAAAATCATTTCAGGGCTAATATTACGCATACATCTATAGTCATTTTTGCATCTGTCCTGGCCATGTAAAGAACAGGGGCTACAAGGGTTCTGCAGATGAACAACCATGTCTTTTTCTCCTGAAGGGTAAAAGCCCCATTCCTTGCTTGTAGGGCCAAACAAAGCCAGGACAGGGGTGTCTACTGCCGTACCCAGGTGCATGGGGCCGGAGTCGTTAGTGATTAAATGTTGGGACCTGGCAAGGATGGCGATGGTTTGTCTTAAACTTGTTTTATTGGTCAGGTCCTGGGGATGGTCAGGGATAAGTGGTCTTTTATTTTGTCCCAGAACAAGCCAGGACAGGCTATGCCTATCCATCATTTCAATGAGTTTTAGCCAGAATTCTTTTGGCCAGGATTTAGCCGGGTGTGTGGCATAGGGATGGAGACAGATAATAGGAGCTTGTAAACCTTTTCCCGCCACAAATTCCTGGGCCCAGAGATTTTCCTCCTTTCTCAGATAGACTCTGGGACGAAGGTCGGAAATATTTGGTGCGTCGTCGCACAAAGCCAGGGCATAGCGTTGGGGGACATTTAATTCCAGCCTTTTTTTGAGCAGGCTGCTTCTGGTTAATAGATAAGCCCGCCTGGTTAAACTGAATTTTGGATAGGATTTAACAGGTCCGGGCCAGATAGGTTTTAAAATTTTGCTTCTTAAATTTTGATGTAAATCTAAGAGACCAAAATGCGGACAATCTTTTTTTAATTCATTAATCCGTTTGAGCCAAGCCAATAAATTTAAATCTTTGTTGGTTACCGAGATGGTTTTTTGAACATAGGGGTTGTTATCAAGCACAGGAGCAAAGCTTTTTTTGGTCAGAAAATAAAAGTTTAAATTATATTTTTGGCCTAGATAGGCAAGAACTCCTGTAGTTAGGACCACATCTCCCAAGGCGCTAAGTCGTATTACAAGCCAGTTTTGATTTCTTAAATTCATTATTTAGTTCTCAACTTCCTGTTTTTTCAAATTTTAGTGTTAGTTGCTTTACCCCGTACCCCTTAATCCTTACCCCTAACTTCCTAACTTGCCCCTAATTCTAGATATGCCTGCATGAGTTTTTTAGCCACATTTTCTTGGTGAAATTTTTGCGCGTGGCTGTAGCCAATACTGGCCATTTGTTGACGTAACTCTTCATCTTTTATGACTTTTCCCAAGGCCTGGGCTAGTTCTTCTGGACTATGCGGGTCCACATAAATACTACTCGTCCCTCCTGCCTCACGAAAGCAGGAACCTTTGGAGGTAATCACGGGGGTGTTACTAAATAAGGCTTCTAAAATGGGGATCCCAAACCCTTCATAAAGGGATGGATAAACAAAAACAGTTGCTTGTTGATAGAGAGCAGGAAGGTCATTAGTTGGGACAAAGTCTAAAAATTTTACTTTGTTATCTAATTTTAGTTCATGAATTTTTTGAACTAATTTCTGTTTGTAAGTCTTGCCTTGACCCACCAGGACTAGAGGTACGCGTATCTCTTCGGGCACAAGGCTTAGGGCGCGAAGCAGAGTGATTAGATTTTTTCTGGGTGCAAGGGCGCCAACATATAGAATAAAGTTATCGGGCAGGTGATATTTTTTTTTCACCTTCTCTTTTTCCCCGGCGGATACGGGCGCATAAAAATTTGGATCACATGATTGATAGATAACCTTTATTTTTTGCTCATTGATATTAAAATATTCAATAATATCTTTTTTGGTTTGCTCGCTGATAGCCACAATCAGGTGGGCGTTTTGACAGCTTTTCTTATATTTAAAAGTATAGGCAAGGATATCAAACTTTGAATATAGCTCAGGGTGTTTTAAGAAAATAAGGTCATGGATAGTGACCACAAGCTTGGTCTTGTTTGATTTTTTTATCAAAGGTATTTCATGGGATAGCCCGTGGTAGATATGCAGGTTATCTTTTTCTATGATTTGACCCAAGAAAATGCTCCGCCAAAATGGGTGAAACTTTCTAGTCAAAAAATTTTCAGGAGTGCGGACTTGTATTTTATGATGGGCTAGAAGTTTTGTGAATTGTTCTTTGACTTTGGGAGTATATAAAAAGTAATCATGCTCTGGATAGTACTTGGCCAGAATAGAAATGGTCGAGCGTGAATAGTTGCCCAGGCCAGTCCGGTTTAAAAAAAAGCGCTTTGCATCAAATCCAATGTTCATGTTCTAATTACCCAAACTTATTATTTTTGAGGACAGAGGGCCACCTTGCCAGGCAAGGCTTCTATTCAGTCATTAGTCCTTTTCTCACCGCCTCCCATGCGGCCTTAATATCCCTGGCCACAATATCGGGCCAATTAGGTTTTTGGGGAGCAAGTTTCATCCAGGAATCAGTCAAACATGGCAGGTCTAACTTTTCAGCCTCTTTCAAACCGTGACCGGTGAGCACCAGAATAGAGCTCTTAAAGCCACAATTGCGCCCGAAGAGGATATCAGCCTCTTTGTCACCAATTATAATGCTTTCTTTTGGATCAAGGGCAAATTTTTTCTTTAACTTATCCCACATGAGAGTTTTTGGCTTGCGGCAAAGGCAATTTTCATCAGGCCGGTGTGGACAATATTGGGTGGCTGTAAAATTCACCTGGAAAGTATCAAGTAGTTCTCCAAGCTTTTCCTGAACAGCCAGGTAATCTTCTACCTTAAAATATTTTCGGCCAATGCCACTCTGGTTCGTAATCAAAAATAAACGGCATCCTTGTTTTTGCATGGCTGCCAGCGTTGAGCCTGCTTCAGGGATGAGTTCTACTTCTTTTGGGTCGCTAAGATAGTGTTTTTCAAGGATAACTGTTCCGTCTCGATCCAAAAAAACATTTTTGATTTTCATAGCGATTGTCTTTTTTTTGTGTCAGTCTTTGTCTTTGTGGGTTGTGCCTTTGGCTTATCTCTTTTTTCGTTCAGGTCAAGCTTGCGAAAGTGTTTAAAGTAAACTAAAGTAAATTTTCTCTAATATCTTCAGATATAAAAATTTTGTCACTAAATCAGGGGATTAACAAGGGTGCAAACTTTTAGTCATTTCAAACCTTAGCGCAGGTCAGTCATTTTTACATGTGGGAACTAATTATTGCTGTAGCATTGGCCTCGGGTATTTCAGCAGTCTGTTCAGTTGCTGAGGCTGTTATATATTCTGTCTCGTGGACCTTTATTGAACGGTTGAAAGGTCTGGGTCGCAAAAGTGGTCAGGTATTACATGAATTACGTTCGAATATAGAGCAGCCCATCACGGCAATCTTGACTTTAAATACCATTGCTAACACTGCCGGAGCTGCTGTGGCCGGGGCTGCCGCGGCAGAAGTCTTTGGCCAGGAAAATCTTTTTTATTTTTCTATTTTTTTTACTCTTTTTATTCTTATCTTTTCAGAAATTATCCCCAAGACTATCGGGGTTGTCTATAACGAAAAGTTAGCCCCGGTCTTTGCCAAACCTCTTTTATATTTAGTCCTGTTTTTAAAGCCAGTAATAAATCTGTGTCGTTTTCTGGTTAAGTTTATTGAGAAAAAAAAGGTTACTCCGCCCGTTTCGGAAGAAGACTTGCTGGCTGTTATCAGCCTGACTCGTAAATCCGGAGCCATCAAACCCTACGAAGAGCAGTCTATTCAAAATATTTTGTCCTTGGACAAAAAAACAGTCAAGGATATTATGACTCCGCGCATGGTGGTTTTTTCTTTGCCGGCCCACCTGACTGTTGCCGAGGCCAGGAAGGCCAAGACTATATGGCCGCATAGCCGCATCCCTGTGTACGCAGACGATGATCCTGAAGATATTGTGGGTATAGTATATCGTCGCGAGGTTCTGGAGGCTCTGGCTAACGACCAGGATGAGTTAAAGCTTGAGGACTTGATGAAACCTGTTCATTTTGTGTTGGAGAGCTTGACTTTAGATCGCTTACTGATCAAATTTCTGGAGTCGAGGATGCATTTATTTGTGGTTTTGGATGAGTACGGCGGAGTTGCTGGGGTAGTTACTTTAGAAGATGTGTTGGAAGAAATTTTGGGGAAAGAGATTGTGGATGAAACCGATCAAGTAGTGGATATGCGCCAGTTGGCCCGAGAACAGCGTAAGAAGTTAATAGGTAACTGATTTTAGATTCTTTGCTTTATGGACTTAAATTGTGCGTTTTTTTGTAGTTTAAGTTTGAGATTGTTTCGTCGCTTCGCTCACGCTTGCTCCTCTCGATGACAGGCTGAGCGCTAAGTCATTGCGAGGGCAGCGATGCAGCCCGTGGCAATCTCACCCATTGGAAGAGAGTTGTTGGTTCAAAATGCACTTTTATTCCAATATGTTTAATGCAAAACTCAATTAAAAATCGTTCAATTTAGGATGGAAATATAGTTAAAGCCTATATTTCGCATAGAATGTATAGGGGGAGTTGAGAGTGGGTAAAAAAAATAACCAAAAATGGATATATATCGTAGCTTTCGTCCTTGTTTTTTCCGGCATAGGATACTTGGTTTGGTCCGGGCTTTCGCAAAACAGTGTCTATTTTTTAAAAGTTTCAGAAGCCCTGGCCATGGGGACAGAAAATTTAAGTCAGGCGCGGCTATTTGGTAAAGTATCAGCAAAAGAAATTATCAGGGAAGAAAGTGGGTTGGGTGTGACCTTTAACCTGGTGGACAAGGACGATCAATCAAAGTTCATAAAAGTTAAATACTCAGGCGCTGTGCCTGATACTTTTAAGCCAGGTGTAGAGGTGATTGTGGAGGGTAAGATTGCATCAGATGGCCAATTGTTTTTGGCCAAAACCCTTATGACCAAGTGCCCATCCAAATATAAGAAAAAGGCTCCTTAGGGAACGCCCATGCAATCCCGTCAGTGGCGGGATTGATGAAAGAACTGGGGATCAGGATGGGTGAGCCCATCCTCTTTTTTTATATTTAACTAAGCTAAAGTAAGGTGAACTAAAAATGCATTTTATTGCCTTTTTTTCTCTTCTATTATCGCTTTTGGTTCTGATTTTGTTAGGTGGGGCAGGTTTTTATCAAGTATTAAAACGAAATAATGGCCAGAGTGAGTTAAATATACTCGCCTGGATGGAACGGGGCCAGATAGCTTCATTAGTGTTAATTAGCCTAAGCTCTGTAATTCTCTTTTGGGCCTTGGGCATAAGGGATTTTTCCTTTGCTTATGTCCATGATTATACAGATGAGTTCTTGCCTTTATTTTATGCACTGACAGCCTTTTGGGCCGGGCAGGATGGTTCTTTTCTGTTTTGGTCCTGGGTTTTATCTATCCTGGGCTTTTGTTTTATATTTTCACCAACGTATAAAGAACTAGACTCGAAAACCAAGGTCTTCTTCTGGGGATTTTATTTTTTGGCTGAGGCCTTCTTTCTACTTATGCTTACCGGCCCCAGCAATCCGTTTTTAAAAATTGTTCCTACCCCGACGTCTGGTAAGGGCTTGAATCCGCTTCTCCAAAATCCAGGCATGATATTCCACCCGCCACTTTTATTTTTAGGTTATGCTGGCTTTACCATCCCCACTTGTCTGGCTTTTGCCAATTGGGTTACTGGTGACCAATT
The sequence above is a segment of the Desulfovulcanus ferrireducens genome. Coding sequences within it:
- a CDS encoding cytochrome c maturation protein CcmE, translated to MGKKNNQKWIYIVAFVLVFSGIGYLVWSGLSQNSVYFLKVSEALAMGTENLSQARLFGKVSAKEIIREESGLGVTFNLVDKDDQSKFIKVKYSGAVPDTFKPGVEVIVEGKIASDGQLFLAKTLMTKCPSKYKKKAP
- a CDS encoding sigma-54 interaction domain-containing protein, whose protein sequence is MEFYSTLYEVLLEIGCQDSFHESLERLLQNTAKDLNYKRISLAIFDPKTQKIEFSIYVGHQKIPKASYLIGQGITGQVVKTGKPIIVPVMKDDPNFLNLAFGRPFQELSELSFISVPVLRKNSEGEIEILGVLSVDIPKKNKQELKKHCEFLQVLALVIARHTSFLQDEITRLSGHAYLKDLSHPPLSKELAQNKIIATSKVMATIMGQIMQVAPSRATVLIRGESGTGKELLAEAIHNLSPRKDAPFIKLNCAALPSELIESELFGYERGAFTGAVGQKKGRFELAHKGTLFLDEIGELSAEAQAKLLRAIQEGEIQRLGSEKSIKVDVRIICATHQPLESLIEQGRFREDLYYRINVFPIFIPPLRERREDILPLAEHFLNVFCQEYDKNIKRISTPAIDLLTQYHWPGNVRELRNCLERSVLICNEEVIRTYHLPPTLQTAESSATDTQLPFVEAVAKFEQELLIEALKKAKGNMLQVARDLRASYRVINYKVKKYGINPKKYALK
- a CDS encoding type IV pilin protein, yielding MRLAKKNEQGFTLVELLIVVAIIGILAAIAIPQFTKYKGKAAAGNAEATIKNCMNELVAEFADNGTNSTTCTVGTSNVTLTANSQTGEIISGSQTGILVKNIKVDCNWNSTGVTCSPQ
- a CDS encoding MTH1187 family thiamine-binding protein; the protein is MSTIAELSIFPLGKGASLSPYVAKMVKIIQDSGLDYELGPMGSCIEGEWDEVMNVVDKCFKAMEADSDRIYVNLKIDYRKGRKGGLKKKVESIQEKLNL
- a CDS encoding glycosyltransferase family 9 protein; the protein is MNLRNQNWLVIRLSALGDVVLTTGVLAYLGQKYNLNFYFLTKKSFAPVLDNNPYVQKTISVTNKDLNLLAWLKRINELKKDCPHFGLLDLHQNLRSKILKPIWPGPVKSYPKFSLTRRAYLLTRSSLLKKRLELNVPQRYALALCDDAPNISDLRPRVYLRKEENLWAQEFVAGKGLQAPIICLHPYATHPAKSWPKEFWLKLIEMMDRHSLSWLVLGQNKRPLIPDHPQDLTNKTSLRQTIAILARSQHLITNDSGPMHLGTAVDTPVLALFGPTSKEWGFYPSGEKDMVVHLQNPCSPCSLHGQDRCKNDYRCMRNISPEMIFKLLLKRIAA
- a CDS encoding hemolysin family protein codes for the protein MWELIIAVALASGISAVCSVAEAVIYSVSWTFIERLKGLGRKSGQVLHELRSNIEQPITAILTLNTIANTAGAAVAGAAAAEVFGQENLFYFSIFFTLFILIFSEIIPKTIGVVYNEKLAPVFAKPLLYLVLFLKPVINLCRFLVKFIEKKKVTPPVSEEDLLAVISLTRKSGAIKPYEEQSIQNILSLDKKTVKDIMTPRMVVFSLPAHLTVAEARKAKTIWPHSRIPVYADDDPEDIVGIVYRREVLEALANDQDELKLEDLMKPVHFVLESLTLDRLLIKFLESRMHLFVVLDEYGGVAGVVTLEDVLEEILGKEIVDETDQVVDMRQLAREQRKKLIGN
- a CDS encoding cysteine desulfurase family protein, with protein sequence MRPLYFDYNATTPTHPQVMEAMLPYFNEHFGNPGCTHSYGLSAQKAMQKARQQVADLINASFEEIIFTSGATESNNLVLQGLLEPGDELIVSAIEHPAILNPARALVRKGIDLKIIPVDHNGLIKLDVLKESCTEKTKLISIMLANNEVGTIQPLKEITSWAREKNILVHTDAAQATGKIPVDVQDLGADFLTIAGHKFYAPKGVGALFIRKEINLKPILYGGGQEKGLRPGTENIPYLVALGQACALAQNDLDQEIKRQKELGEIFLSGLKNLDIDFILHGQNAPRLPNTMSIGFKNLRAGDVISGLISYEVAVSAGAACHSSGEKELSYVLKAMNVNEDYGQGTIRFSWGRMTTKEDVHELLSRLKIVFKSLA
- a CDS encoding indolepyruvate oxidoreductase subunit beta, which gives rise to MSLMRIFFTGVGGQGTLTATNLLAHIALDNDIQVTAGEIHGMAQRGGVVHSFVLLGGYLSPKISEAEADILLGFEPLETLRALSFLKPGGVIVSSEDPILPISVATGKEEYPSVEKIKDSCTTCTGKAYFVPCLTLASKTSVPQTANMVLLGALFAAGLLPFDFDALAKGVKTYLKPKIVDVNLKAIELGAEFVTRNSCSG
- a CDS encoding D-glycero-alpha-D-manno-heptose-1,7-bisphosphate 7-phosphatase, producing the protein MKIKNVFLDRDGTVILEKHYLSDPKEVELIPEAGSTLAAMQKQGCRLFLITNQSGIGRKYFKVEDYLAVQEKLGELLDTFQVNFTATQYCPHRPDENCLCRKPKTLMWDKLKKKFALDPKESIIIGDKEADILFGRNCGFKSSILVLTGHGLKEAEKLDLPCLTDSWMKLAPQKPNWPDIVARDIKAAWEAVRKGLMTE
- a CDS encoding glycosyltransferase family 4 protein, with translation MNIGFDAKRFFLNRTGLGNYSRSTISILAKYYPEHDYFLYTPKVKEQFTKLLAHHKIQVRTPENFLTRKFHPFWRSIFLGQIIEKDNLHIYHGLSHEIPLIKKSNKTKLVVTIHDLIFLKHPELYSKFDILAYTFKYKKSCQNAHLIVAISEQTKKDIIEYFNINEQKIKVIYQSCDPNFYAPVSAGEKEKVKKKYHLPDNFILYVGALAPRKNLITLLRALSLVPEEIRVPLVLVGQGKTYKQKLVQKIHELKLDNKVKFLDFVPTNDLPALYQQATVFVYPSLYEGFGIPILEALFSNTPVITSKGSCFREAGGTSSIYVDPHSPEELAQALGKVIKDEELRQQMASIGYSHAQKFHQENVAKKLMQAYLELGAS